In the genome of Myxococcus stipitatus, one region contains:
- a CDS encoding ATP-binding cassette domain-containing protein, which produces MTPPRRRRSIIPEVIQISATDCGPASLKSLFAGMGVELNYRVLREVCQTDVDGTSIVTLDEVANQLGLDAEEVMLPLDHVAVLEAKALPAIIVTLSAGGRPHFVVLWNRIGPFIQVMDPAAGRHWTRISTLQSHLYQHTTSVPAAGWREWAGSEEAVATFERRLLNLGATQAREMVARALEDASHLSLARLDAACRASEAMIRAGAVRRGPTAAGLLQSMMAKDEAGEVPIPAAYWSVRPNPEVDGELSMTGAVLMRVRGWREASREGEDAPKAVLASDLATELVAKQVSPARTLLRLRGEDSWVVPGLIAVGLVFATFGRILQALMLRGVLDLGRDLGTFAQRATGMAVLAGVALCLMLVQIPVSLGLLGIGRRLEVRLRKAYFEKLPEMEDRYFQSRLASDMASRTHNIQAMRSLPMLLSQALVLSLEVLSLTAALIWAAPHTWGIVLALAAVTLLVPLIVQKLLFEPDLRVQMHAGALSGFTLNALVGLTPIRIHGAERSLRRAQETLLVSWTKARYWLQTLSVGSEGGLMLVSYGLVMLLVYSYLEGTERASLVLLVVYWALRFPILGQRLMVLSRAFPNAMNRVRRLLDVIGDIKEPRAQPEAPAPAPVAPADTASGVSVVMEKVRVKGGGHTILDKVSLNIAPGEHVAIVGVSGAGKSTLVGLLLGWLRPARGEIKVDGQVLDQAAVERLRRVTAWVDPAISLWNQSLIDNLRYGNDGAQGWALSGALKGAEMLDILEALPAGLQTSLGEGGGLVSGGQGQRVRLARAMLRSGVRLAILDEPFRGLDRDRRARLLAESRRLWADITLFCVTHDVEHTQEFDRVLVVENGRILENGSPKELLANKESRYAELLRADQENRTLLWGGGRWRHWWLSDGQLVERPEPKPVEKPAEKPAAGGLELVG; this is translated from the coding sequence ATGACTCCCCCCAGGCGTCGGCGCTCCATCATTCCCGAGGTGATCCAGATCTCGGCGACGGACTGCGGCCCCGCTTCGCTCAAGAGCCTGTTCGCGGGGATGGGCGTCGAGCTCAACTATCGCGTCCTTCGTGAAGTGTGTCAGACGGACGTCGACGGCACCTCCATCGTCACCTTGGACGAGGTCGCCAACCAGCTCGGGCTCGACGCCGAGGAGGTGATGCTCCCGCTCGACCACGTGGCGGTCCTGGAAGCCAAGGCGCTCCCCGCCATCATCGTCACGCTCAGCGCGGGAGGACGGCCGCACTTCGTCGTGCTGTGGAATCGCATCGGCCCCTTCATCCAGGTCATGGACCCGGCGGCGGGCCGTCACTGGACCCGGATCTCGACGCTGCAGAGCCACCTGTACCAGCACACCACGTCCGTTCCGGCCGCCGGCTGGCGCGAGTGGGCCGGGTCCGAGGAGGCGGTCGCGACGTTCGAGCGCCGCCTGCTGAACCTGGGTGCGACGCAGGCGCGGGAGATGGTGGCCCGGGCGCTCGAGGATGCCAGCCATCTGTCGCTCGCCAGGCTCGACGCCGCGTGCCGGGCGTCCGAGGCGATGATTCGCGCGGGCGCCGTCCGGCGAGGCCCGACGGCGGCGGGGCTGCTGCAATCCATGATGGCGAAGGACGAGGCCGGCGAGGTGCCCATTCCCGCGGCCTACTGGTCCGTTCGCCCCAACCCGGAGGTGGACGGCGAGCTGTCGATGACCGGCGCGGTGCTGATGCGGGTCCGCGGTTGGCGCGAGGCCTCGCGCGAAGGCGAAGACGCGCCGAAAGCCGTGCTCGCGAGCGACCTGGCCACGGAGCTCGTCGCCAAGCAGGTGAGCCCGGCGCGCACGCTGCTGCGCCTGCGCGGCGAGGATTCGTGGGTCGTCCCGGGCCTGATTGCGGTGGGACTGGTGTTCGCCACCTTCGGGAGGATCCTGCAAGCGCTGATGCTCCGGGGCGTGCTCGACCTGGGGCGCGACCTCGGCACGTTCGCGCAGCGCGCGACGGGCATGGCGGTTCTCGCGGGCGTCGCGCTCTGCCTCATGCTCGTCCAGATTCCCGTCTCATTGGGATTGCTGGGCATCGGCCGCCGGCTCGAGGTGCGGCTGCGGAAGGCGTATTTCGAGAAGCTCCCCGAGATGGAGGACCGCTACTTCCAGAGCCGGCTCGCCTCCGACATGGCGTCTCGCACGCACAACATCCAGGCGATGCGGTCGCTGCCGATGCTGCTCTCGCAGGCCTTGGTCCTGTCGCTCGAGGTCCTGAGCCTCACGGCCGCGCTCATCTGGGCCGCGCCGCACACGTGGGGCATCGTGCTCGCGCTCGCGGCGGTCACGCTGCTGGTGCCCCTCATCGTGCAGAAGCTGCTCTTCGAGCCCGACCTGCGCGTGCAGATGCACGCGGGCGCGCTCAGCGGGTTCACCCTGAACGCGCTCGTCGGGCTCACGCCCATCCGCATCCACGGCGCCGAGCGGTCGCTGCGCCGCGCGCAGGAGACCTTGCTCGTCAGCTGGACCAAGGCGCGCTATTGGCTCCAGACGCTGTCGGTCGGGTCCGAAGGCGGGCTGATGCTGGTGAGCTACGGGCTCGTCATGCTGCTCGTCTATTCGTACCTCGAGGGCACCGAGCGGGCCTCGCTGGTGTTGCTGGTCGTCTACTGGGCGCTGCGGTTCCCCATCCTCGGCCAGCGGCTGATGGTGCTGAGCCGCGCGTTCCCGAACGCGATGAACCGGGTGCGCCGGCTCCTCGACGTCATCGGCGACATCAAGGAGCCGCGGGCCCAGCCCGAGGCGCCAGCGCCGGCGCCTGTCGCGCCCGCGGACACCGCGAGCGGCGTCTCCGTCGTGATGGAGAAGGTCCGCGTGAAGGGCGGCGGTCACACCATCCTCGACAAGGTGTCCTTGAACATCGCCCCCGGCGAGCACGTGGCCATCGTCGGGGTCTCCGGCGCGGGCAAGTCGACCCTGGTCGGCCTGCTGCTCGGCTGGCTCCGGCCGGCGCGAGGAGAGATCAAGGTCGACGGGCAGGTGCTCGACCAGGCCGCTGTCGAGCGGCTGCGGCGCGTGACGGCCTGGGTGGACCCGGCGATCAGCCTCTGGAACCAGAGCCTCATCGACAACCTCCGGTACGGCAACGACGGCGCGCAAGGCTGGGCACTGTCGGGGGCGCTCAAGGGCGCTGAGATGCTCGACATCCTCGAGGCGCTTCCAGCCGGGCTGCAGACGTCGTTGGGCGAAGGTGGCGGGCTGGTCTCGGGCGGCCAGGGTCAGCGCGTGCGACTGGCGCGGGCGATGCTTCGCTCCGGCGTGCGCCTGGCCATCCTCGACGAGCCCTTCCGAGGTCTTGACCGGGACCGGCGCGCGCGGCTCCTCGCCGAGTCCCGGCGGCTCTGGGCGGACATCACCCTCTTCTGTGTCACCCACGACGTCGAGCACACCCAGGAGTTCGACCGCGTGCTCGTGGTCGAGAACGGACGCATCCTCGAGAACGGGTCGCCGAAGGAGCTGCTCGCGAACAAGGAATCGCGATACGCCGAGCTGCTTCGCGCCGACCAGGAGAACCGCACGCTGCTCTGGGGAGGTGGGCGCTGGCGCCACTGGTGGCTCTCCGACGGCCAGCTGGTGGAGCGGCCCGAGCCGAAGCCGGTGGAGAAGCCGGCCGAGAAGCCCGCCGCGGGTGGGTTGGAGCTGGTGGGATGA
- a CDS encoding HlyD family secretion protein, producing the protein MFVALMVLCAGGLIAWSLFAKVPLVKASSQARIEPHNAVHRIEPPSAGRVVLSRLKLDQEVKEGDLLIEFDARAERLELERSQATLAATEKELAIIRKQITNKREEAALTARVDEVAVQEALGRERELAPRHRLAVERAELALKSPTGAVSEMEKLERKTDVDALSFAQTAQSLALTRLRREQDVRRQALAAQLLGLEREALAAEGRIRDLQGTIDRLEYQIERKLYRAPATGHLVDVAELGSGAFIADGQRVGTIVASNAEVRVRARFPKEVVGLIQPGQTARLKLDGYPMTIYGTVPAKVTAVGTEPGQTATPEAIPGTVRVELKFAPPDDPRIQLRHGMTLSVEVEVAQASPVALLMRSIGEWNPQPEEPPVTVFQPEAEAR; encoded by the coding sequence GTGTTCGTCGCTCTGATGGTGTTGTGCGCAGGCGGGCTCATCGCCTGGTCGCTGTTCGCCAAGGTCCCGCTCGTCAAGGCCAGCTCACAGGCCCGGATCGAGCCACACAATGCCGTCCATCGCATCGAGCCGCCCAGCGCGGGCAGGGTCGTGCTCTCGCGGCTCAAGCTCGACCAGGAGGTCAAGGAAGGCGACCTGCTCATCGAGTTCGACGCACGGGCCGAGCGCCTCGAGCTCGAGCGGAGTCAGGCGACGCTCGCCGCGACCGAGAAGGAGCTCGCCATCATCCGCAAGCAGATCACCAACAAGCGCGAAGAGGCGGCTTTGACGGCGCGGGTGGATGAGGTCGCGGTCCAGGAAGCGCTGGGGAGGGAGCGGGAGCTCGCGCCCAGGCACCGGCTCGCGGTGGAGCGCGCGGAGCTCGCCCTCAAGAGCCCGACGGGCGCCGTCTCGGAGATGGAGAAGCTCGAGCGCAAGACCGATGTCGACGCGCTCAGCTTCGCGCAGACGGCGCAGAGCCTGGCCCTCACCCGACTGCGACGCGAGCAGGACGTGCGCCGTCAAGCCCTCGCCGCGCAGCTGCTCGGACTCGAGCGCGAGGCGCTGGCCGCGGAGGGACGGATTCGGGACCTCCAGGGCACCATCGACCGCCTCGAGTACCAGATCGAACGGAAGCTGTATCGGGCGCCGGCCACGGGCCACCTGGTCGACGTGGCGGAGCTCGGCTCGGGAGCGTTCATCGCCGATGGGCAGCGGGTCGGCACCATCGTCGCGAGCAATGCCGAGGTGCGGGTGCGCGCCCGGTTCCCGAAGGAGGTCGTCGGACTGATTCAGCCCGGCCAGACGGCGCGCCTCAAGCTCGACGGCTACCCCATGACCATCTACGGGACGGTCCCCGCCAAGGTGACGGCCGTCGGGACCGAGCCCGGCCAGACCGCCACGCCCGAGGCCATCCCCGGCACGGTGCGCGTGGAGCTCAAGTTCGCCCCGCCGGACGACCCTCGCATCCAGCTCCGCCATGGCATGACCTTGTCGGTGGAGGTGGAGGTCGCGCAGGCGTCGCCTGTCGCGCTGCTGATGCGGTCGATCGGCGAATGGAATCCGCAGCCTGAGGAACCGCCCGTGACAGTGTTTCAGCCCGAAGCCGAGGCCCGCTGA
- a CDS encoding DUF7151 family protein — protein sequence MAQVNWRYPGVGRGLLRALPMATLLVLSACEEGTQGTPGPQGQQGPKGDTGEPGPVGAQGPQGPAGPAGGPQGEAGRNAVARTTPEAMGAHCALGGVKLEAGVDDDGDGVLDDAEVETTSYACGGPQGPQGTQGAQGAQGIPGPPGAPGPRGDTGPAGAAGLHALSATATEPVGSNCPTGGVRLQFGLDTNGNGTLDTGEVNAPLTRYVCGGAQGPQGVPGPPGSTGATGATGATGATGAKGDPGPPGTTGIYGDGSSGAWNLVTQTDLTTASGYNNLVAQGRQTLQFTTLTISSTLIVPSGTVIRTTGDFTITPTGTIIVDQSSSDSGAGPAEAGVARIPASEPAGGLGLQPFQAAQLRPGIKGGGSGAKASSAAGGDGGGTLTIFAQGTVRIQGGGSIHANGDSGTSAADGANVPGGGGGGGGIVVIVGKTAINIGGMVYAVGANGGAGDNTGNPSPGKGGGGGGGGGIVSLFSSAPITLTGAPNVSGGAAGSSEGPTGASTATLAGGGGGASGGNGGSGGATGLASSAGTAGYVFQTVTPLPENLFL from the coding sequence ATGGCTCAAGTGAACTGGCGATATCCCGGGGTGGGGCGGGGGCTGCTTCGCGCCCTACCGATGGCGACCCTCCTGGTGCTGTCGGCCTGTGAGGAAGGGACGCAGGGGACCCCCGGGCCGCAGGGGCAGCAAGGGCCCAAGGGGGACACGGGCGAACCAGGCCCCGTCGGCGCGCAGGGACCACAAGGCCCGGCGGGCCCCGCCGGTGGCCCCCAGGGCGAGGCGGGAAGGAACGCGGTGGCTCGCACCACGCCCGAGGCCATGGGGGCCCACTGCGCCCTGGGAGGCGTGAAGCTCGAGGCCGGCGTCGATGATGACGGTGACGGTGTTCTGGACGACGCCGAGGTGGAGACCACCAGCTATGCCTGCGGTGGCCCGCAGGGGCCCCAGGGGACGCAGGGAGCCCAGGGGGCCCAAGGCATTCCTGGTCCTCCGGGCGCCCCGGGCCCCCGCGGCGACACGGGGCCCGCGGGCGCGGCGGGGCTGCATGCGCTGTCGGCGACGGCCACGGAGCCCGTGGGCAGCAACTGCCCCACCGGAGGTGTGCGACTCCAGTTCGGTCTGGACACCAATGGCAACGGTACCCTGGACACAGGAGAGGTGAACGCGCCGCTGACGCGCTACGTGTGCGGCGGCGCGCAGGGGCCGCAGGGCGTGCCGGGACCTCCGGGCTCCACGGGCGCGACGGGGGCCACGGGGGCGACCGGGGCCACGGGAGCGAAGGGCGACCCGGGCCCGCCGGGCACGACGGGCATCTACGGTGATGGGTCCTCGGGGGCGTGGAACCTCGTGACCCAGACCGACCTGACGACGGCCTCGGGCTACAACAACCTCGTCGCCCAGGGGCGGCAGACGCTGCAGTTCACGACCTTGACCATCTCGTCGACGCTCATCGTGCCCAGTGGCACGGTCATCCGGACGACGGGCGACTTCACCATCACGCCCACCGGCACCATCATCGTCGACCAGTCGTCCTCCGATAGCGGCGCGGGGCCCGCGGAGGCGGGCGTGGCGCGCATCCCCGCGAGCGAGCCTGCGGGTGGACTCGGGCTGCAACCGTTCCAGGCCGCTCAGCTGCGGCCGGGCATCAAGGGCGGTGGTTCCGGGGCGAAGGCCTCGTCGGCCGCCGGGGGAGACGGTGGCGGCACGCTCACCATCTTCGCGCAGGGCACGGTCCGCATCCAGGGCGGGGGGTCCATCCATGCCAACGGTGACTCGGGAACCTCCGCCGCGGACGGCGCCAACGTGCCGGGCGGTGGTGGCGGTGGAGGGGGCATCGTCGTCATCGTCGGCAAGACGGCCATCAACATCGGCGGCATGGTGTACGCGGTGGGCGCCAACGGCGGGGCGGGAGACAACACGGGCAACCCGAGCCCGGGCAAGGGCGGAGGTGGTGGCGGAGGTGGCGGCATCGTCAGCCTGTTCTCCTCGGCGCCCATCACGCTGACGGGCGCGCCCAACGTGAGCGGGGGCGCCGCGGGCAGCTCGGAGGGGCCGACGGGCGCCAGCACCGCGACCCTCGCGGGCGGCGGCGGCGGCGCGTCGGGTGGCAACGGGGGCTCCGGCGGCGCCACGGGCCTCGCGTCCTCGGCGGGCACGGCCGGCTACGTCTTCCAGACGGTCACGCCGCTTCCGGAGAACCTCTTCCTCTAG
- a CDS encoding sterol desaturase family protein, with translation MELSLNPALRTDLGKRAGVTGGLLGVLCVFAEFCFLFPHLLVSADGRAFYSEHMGLFRGILQAAIIATFVLGAFSVFSLRSKAHGGIAILLALVALLLGGSEAEPLTHRPRALSAGLDYFVLELFVLGLLFIPMERLWGLHEQRIFREGWQTDLKHFFVSHVGVQLISFSVLIPVQVFFAWAVRADFQAHVAAQPVWLQFFEILFVVDLVSYWVHRAFHQIPWLWKFHAIHHSSLRMDWLASSRSHLVDVLVNRVAGFIPVFLLGFSPSAIYGYLVFVSFHAVYIHANVSHRWPYLRWLFATPEFHHWHHTSDEEGIDKNFAVFLSFIDVIFRTAHLPAHWPSRYGTTQFQPPETYLGQLAYPFKRHEETPYG, from the coding sequence TTGGAACTCTCATTGAATCCCGCCCTGCGCACCGACCTCGGCAAGCGCGCGGGTGTCACCGGCGGCCTGTTGGGCGTGCTGTGTGTGTTCGCTGAATTCTGCTTCCTGTTTCCGCACCTGCTGGTGTCCGCGGATGGCCGGGCCTTCTACTCGGAGCACATGGGCCTGTTCCGAGGCATCCTCCAGGCCGCCATCATCGCCACCTTCGTGCTGGGTGCCTTCAGCGTGTTCAGCCTGCGCTCCAAGGCCCATGGCGGCATCGCCATCCTGCTCGCGCTGGTGGCCCTGCTCCTGGGCGGCAGCGAGGCGGAGCCCCTCACCCACCGGCCGCGCGCGCTGAGCGCGGGCCTGGACTACTTCGTGCTGGAGCTCTTCGTGCTGGGGCTGCTGTTCATCCCCATGGAGCGGCTGTGGGGGCTGCATGAGCAGCGCATCTTCCGCGAGGGCTGGCAGACGGACCTCAAGCACTTCTTCGTCAGCCACGTGGGCGTGCAGCTCATCTCCTTCTCGGTGCTGATTCCCGTGCAGGTCTTCTTCGCCTGGGCGGTGCGCGCGGACTTCCAGGCCCATGTCGCCGCCCAGCCCGTGTGGCTGCAGTTCTTCGAGATTCTCTTCGTGGTGGACCTGGTGAGCTATTGGGTGCACCGCGCCTTCCACCAGATTCCGTGGCTCTGGAAGTTCCACGCCATCCACCACTCCAGCCTGCGGATGGACTGGCTGGCCAGCTCGCGCTCGCACCTGGTGGATGTATTGGTGAACCGGGTGGCGGGATTCATCCCCGTGTTCCTCCTGGGCTTCAGCCCGTCCGCCATCTACGGCTACCTCGTCTTCGTCTCCTTCCACGCCGTCTACATCCACGCCAACGTGAGTCATCGCTGGCCCTACCTGCGCTGGCTGTTCGCGACGCCGGAGTTCCACCACTGGCACCACACGTCGGACGAGGAAGGCATCGACAAGAACTTCGCGGTCTTCCTCTCGTTCATCGACGTCATCTTCAGGACCGCGCACCTGCCGGCCCACTGGCCGTCACGCTATGGGACGACGCAGTTCCAGCCGCCGGAGACGTACCTGGGGCAGCTCGCCTATCCGTTCAAGCGTCACGAGGAGACGCCGTACGGATAG
- a CDS encoding di-heme oxidoredictase family protein has product MRWRLYGLGIPLGALLLTAVWAQAARRPAPSLLELGPLTTAVEPGEESPGGTTTVTDSGRNAFGRSPPNMDRARWPEFHLGKRVFDRDWSDPDHLPGLGPLYSANSCMTCHVKDGKGRPPASPTEPVVSLAFQLGSASGPGPHPVYGEQLDLHRLGEPRGEGTVEVSYDELPGEFATGEAYSLSRPRYRFKDLAHGPLGEGTPFSARVAPANFGLGLLEAIPEEALLALEDPDDRDGDGISGRANQVRDVTEGRTRMGRFGWKANQPTLLQQVTHALVADMGLTTPVYPRAQEPQEAAPTPDVKDYDLERLVFYTRLLAVPKRRDWDAPGVLRGKAVFRALGCAACHVDRPFETVEVPGFPELSKQRIQPYSDLLLHDMGEGLADGRPDGLATGSEWRTPPLWGLGLTATVSGHTRFLHDGRARNIEEAVLWHGGEAAPAREHYTRLRREDREALLAFLGSL; this is encoded by the coding sequence ATGAGATGGCGGCTGTATGGATTGGGCATCCCTCTTGGAGCACTGCTGCTCACCGCAGTGTGGGCCCAGGCGGCGCGTCGTCCCGCTCCGTCGCTTCTGGAGCTGGGCCCCCTCACCACCGCCGTGGAGCCGGGTGAGGAGTCGCCAGGCGGCACCACCACCGTGACGGACTCCGGGCGCAATGCGTTTGGACGCTCGCCGCCGAACATGGACCGCGCGCGCTGGCCGGAGTTCCATCTGGGCAAGCGGGTGTTCGACCGCGACTGGAGCGACCCCGACCACCTGCCGGGGCTGGGGCCGCTGTACAGCGCGAACTCCTGCATGACGTGTCACGTGAAGGATGGGAAGGGACGTCCCCCCGCGTCCCCCACGGAGCCGGTCGTCTCCCTGGCGTTCCAGCTGGGCTCCGCCTCGGGCCCCGGACCGCATCCCGTGTATGGCGAACAGCTGGACCTCCACCGGCTCGGCGAGCCCCGAGGCGAGGGCACCGTCGAGGTGAGCTACGACGAGCTCCCCGGCGAGTTCGCCACGGGAGAGGCGTACTCGCTCTCGCGGCCTCGCTACCGGTTCAAGGACCTGGCGCACGGGCCCCTGGGTGAGGGCACGCCGTTCTCCGCCCGCGTGGCCCCCGCCAACTTCGGACTGGGCTTGCTGGAGGCGATTCCCGAGGAGGCCCTGCTCGCGCTCGAGGACCCCGACGACCGGGATGGCGACGGCATCTCCGGGCGCGCCAACCAGGTGAGGGATGTCACCGAGGGCCGCACGCGGATGGGCCGCTTCGGCTGGAAGGCCAACCAGCCCACCCTGCTTCAACAGGTGACCCACGCGCTGGTGGCGGACATGGGCTTGACGACCCCCGTCTATCCGCGCGCACAGGAGCCCCAGGAGGCCGCCCCGACGCCCGACGTGAAGGACTACGACCTGGAGCGGCTCGTGTTCTACACGCGGCTGCTGGCGGTCCCCAAGCGCCGGGACTGGGACGCGCCCGGCGTGCTGAGAGGCAAGGCGGTGTTCCGCGCCCTCGGCTGCGCGGCCTGCCATGTGGACCGCCCCTTCGAGACGGTGGAGGTGCCTGGCTTCCCCGAGCTGTCGAAGCAGCGCATCCAGCCCTACTCGGACCTGCTGCTGCATGACATGGGCGAGGGGCTCGCGGATGGCCGCCCGGATGGGCTGGCCACGGGCAGTGAGTGGAGGACACCACCGCTGTGGGGCCTTGGACTGACGGCCACGGTGAGTGGGCACACGCGGTTCCTGCATGACGGGCGCGCGAGGAATATCGAGGAGGCCGTGCTGTGGCACGGTGGCGAGGCCGCCCCCGCGCGGGAGCACTACACGCGGCTGCGTCGGGAGGACCGGGAGGCGCTGCTCGCGTTCCTCGGCTCGCTCTGA
- a CDS encoding cytochrome-c peroxidase: MLSLSACEPGGQAEPVKPAPVEQEELATDAKALLDLVALTSLRPLSHEPVPQPVGSRILNQAAAIRLGKAFFWDIQTSGDGQTACATCHFAAGADDRRVNTIHPGFDNTFNAVSGPGQTFTLAKITSDDRVGSAGPLRAQFLGLDPDPTVAADVCEVKPAAPFNNERMVGARHSPSVVGSGFYRNQFWGGEANVLFNGWNIWGDSGNNEGGNILVRIENASLASQATGPVTNFTEQSCFGRTLWGADGLGAKLLVRQPLQHQRVSPTDSVLGDMANPNGPGLLCDGEPCTYDQMVREAFGDPMGNIAVHVFSLLWGEALQAYQATLIPDQTPFDRFLSGQLTALTPKQIKGLAVFVGKGECINCHTGAMLSDATVSWYETAGPLNRDGGDTGFHNIGVRPTDDDLARGDLGIFGGVPNSVSLSPFDMGAFKTPTLRNVGLNPPYFHNGGYPTLDDVVDFYARGGDFPNPEKSLDIVPRTFSVSERAALVDFLANALTDCRVATYRAPFDHPELPFPNRATLPVTGRAGVGHCR; the protein is encoded by the coding sequence ATGCTCTCCTTGTCGGCGTGCGAGCCGGGAGGACAGGCGGAGCCCGTCAAGCCCGCTCCGGTGGAGCAGGAGGAGCTGGCGACGGATGCCAAGGCATTGCTGGACCTGGTGGCGCTGACGTCGCTGCGTCCGCTCTCGCATGAGCCGGTGCCGCAGCCGGTGGGCAGCCGCATCCTCAACCAGGCCGCGGCCATCCGTCTGGGCAAGGCGTTCTTCTGGGACATCCAGACCAGCGGCGACGGCCAGACGGCCTGTGCCACGTGTCACTTCGCGGCGGGCGCGGACGACCGGCGCGTCAACACCATCCACCCCGGCTTCGACAACACGTTCAACGCCGTCTCGGGCCCCGGGCAGACCTTCACGCTCGCGAAGATCACGAGCGATGACCGCGTGGGTTCCGCGGGACCGCTGCGCGCCCAGTTCCTGGGGCTGGACCCGGACCCCACCGTGGCCGCGGACGTGTGTGAGGTCAAGCCCGCCGCGCCGTTCAACAACGAGCGCATGGTGGGCGCGCGTCACAGCCCCTCCGTGGTGGGCTCGGGCTTCTACCGCAACCAGTTCTGGGGCGGCGAAGCGAACGTGCTCTTCAACGGGTGGAACATCTGGGGTGACTCCGGCAACAACGAGGGCGGCAACATCCTGGTGCGCATCGAGAACGCCTCGCTGGCGTCCCAGGCCACGGGTCCCGTGACGAACTTCACCGAGCAGAGCTGCTTCGGCCGCACCCTCTGGGGCGCCGATGGCCTGGGCGCCAAGCTGCTCGTGCGTCAGCCGCTCCAGCATCAGCGGGTGTCCCCCACGGACAGCGTGCTGGGCGACATGGCCAATCCCAACGGCCCGGGTCTGCTCTGCGACGGCGAGCCCTGCACCTACGACCAGATGGTCCGCGAGGCCTTCGGCGACCCGATGGGCAACATCGCCGTGCATGTCTTCTCGCTCCTCTGGGGCGAGGCGCTCCAGGCGTACCAGGCCACGCTCATCCCGGACCAGACGCCGTTCGACCGGTTCCTCTCCGGCCAGCTCACCGCGCTCACGCCCAAGCAGATCAAGGGCCTGGCCGTCTTCGTGGGCAAGGGTGAGTGCATCAACTGCCACACCGGCGCCATGCTGTCGGACGCGACGGTGAGCTGGTACGAGACCGCCGGTCCGCTCAACCGCGACGGTGGCGACACGGGCTTCCACAACATCGGCGTGCGCCCCACCGACGACGACCTGGCGCGCGGCGACCTGGGCATCTTCGGCGGCGTGCCCAACTCCGTCAGCCTCTCGCCCTTCGACATGGGGGCCTTCAAGACGCCGACCCTGCGCAACGTGGGCCTCAACCCGCCGTACTTCCACAACGGTGGCTACCCCACGCTCGACGACGTGGTGGACTTCTATGCGCGCGGAGGTGACTTCCCGAACCCGGAGAAGTCGCTCGACATCGTCCCGCGCACCTTCTCCGTCTCCGAGCGCGCCGCGCTGGTGGACTTCCTCGCCAACGCCCTCACGGACTGCCGCGTGGCGACCTACCGCGCGCCGTTCGACCACCCGGAGCTGCCCTTCCCGAACCGCGCGACGCTGCCTGTCACCGGTCGCGCGGGTGTGGGTCACTGCCGATAG